One part of the Phragmites australis chromosome 3, lpPhrAust1.1, whole genome shotgun sequence genome encodes these proteins:
- the LOC133913299 gene encoding uncharacterized protein LOC133913299 isoform X3: protein MPDATGLGMGHKGSKGTPMPGMEDCTTKDLEKVPAPLEVIKSSVGSDEDLGGGPALTGKKRKGGAKGSVVENGSMTKRVLRSDSMKLRADAETAGGVAMEFSKSDSLERNHCEAIVEADASGVLTVNTYNGEEDRELGNVNASEVSEESARCSENNVEISGVAVMESSQGNGLGTQGSIAELDDKRVRSNETISTDEKISAVTHDEQDESMAGTSSLSIDESQADKVGHGPCQGEVTDPSAVANDDKTSTGLSRINPTSGSESVEQEDTVFCTEGVVLHSSDQKVGKHSHNDDVRKTEVSLIEDERCTVDNRTDITECTKQEGRGSLVNETKDVSQRDIVFTRRNSITRQTCEAKQVKCEEEMRFEKRVTRSSTVRQKEASGSSCKTTTNEAKLGSKGMKGDALAHYTRKVSSMVSPKAQHTELVELNTSAKKQTVKGKVVDQRDSDVTGHADHANTTENEESENEIKINLKSQQLRRSISIVKKTAEVAAPAVDQNISGSAITERNDTEHTDSDGVKSENKTPVQKPALSVGAKIVASKKRILESGLDKLAGRSPVAMPSKKKPRDASSDTEIEQPNKSSGEKLVGKNCGSDNKRVLRERQHRKQTANSSRSSNHSNQNASKLTHAESDDDETGSDTSYRRTRSGRSRGADPLVLKKLEDSSDSQEVVIVRKNQQKGKDSEHKQMAGSKLKHSSCPSKAGRLGRPILTKSESSSLSLQAGNGKVKAPEGKGKVDRAVSPSEQINTGSLREEKKKISEQIKAILLDAGWTIDLRPRNGRDYKDSVYIPPSGKGSYWSVTKAYYAFREGVESEKKDRSKSSVSKKSAGSIRERHASSSSGCSLTEDILSKLKRVVVHRRTTKVELQKLRKKKHGLLNKFKKSKGKSKEKKNKITYSRRLHLGNERKKRGGCALLARGSNKESGSGTDGFVPYEWKRTIFSWLIDLDVLSVNTNLKCMDESRSKVLLEGIVTRDGINCSCCNKVLSVLEFVAHGGGEVKKPYRNILVDGLDIDLLHCLVNAWNKQSDSERQAFFPISIEGDDPNDDTCGICGDGGNLICCDGCPSTFHMSCLGLEALPSDDWCCANCSCKFCHEHSSHDAEDIADVDSSLHTCSQCEEKYHQACSPEIDSITSVSGQSGNLFCQQSCRLLFEELQNLLAVKKDLEPEFSCRVVQHIHEDIPKTVLALDERVECNSKIAVALSLMDECFLPIVDQRTGINLIRNVVYGCGSNFVRLDFRGFYIFILERGDEIIAAASIRIHGTKLAEMPFIGTRNMYRRQGMCRRLLDGIEMILSSLNVEKLIIPAITELVDTWTSKFGFSPLEVSHKQEVKSISMLVFPGTGLLQKPLLKKALPDEHLCSQGAIYTAGAVSSAYKTGKPYDVANEHTLCSVANADPLGSEVTEYVNSSKNADDE from the exons ATGCCCGACGCCACT GGGCTTGGAATGGGTCATAAAGGCTCTAAGGGAACTCCAATGCCAGGAATGGAAGACTGCACGACAAAGGATTTGGAGAAGGTTCCTGCCCCCTTGGAGGTGATCAAGTCATCCGTTGGCAGTGACGAGGATCTTGGTGGAGGGCCCGCTCTGACTGGGAAGAAAAGGAAGGGTGGTGCGAAGGGTTCTGTGGTTGAGAATGGGAGCATGACAAAGAGAGTTTTGAGGTCCGACTCCATGAAGCTGCGTGCGGATGCTGAGACAGCGGGTGGAGTGGCCATGGAGTTTAGCAAAAGTGACAGTTTGGAGAGGAATCACTGTGAGGCTATTGTGGAGGCTGATGCAAGCGGGGTGCTGACAGTTAATACTTACAATGGCGAGGAAGACAGGGAACTGGGTAATGTGAACGCGAGTGAAGTTTCTGAAGAGTCAGCTAGGTGTTCTGAGAATAATGTGGAAATTTCTGGTGTTGCTGTGATGGAATCTTCTCAAGGGAATGGCTTAGGCACTCAAGGCAGCATTGCAGAATTAGATGATAAGAGAGTCAGATCAAATGAAACAATCTCCACTGATGAGAAGATCTCCGCTGTAACTCATGACGAGCAGGATGAGTCTATGGCTGGAACAAGCAGTTTGAGTATTGATGAGTCCCAAGCTGACAAGGTGGGCCATGGGCCTTGCCAGGGTGAGGTCACAGACCCATCAGCCGTTGCAAATGATGACAAAACTAGTACGGGTTTGAGCAGAATCAATCCTACCAGTGGATCAGAATCTGTTGAACAGGAGGATACTGTGTTTTGTACTGAGGGAGTGGTACTCCATAGCAGTGATCAGAAAGTTGGGAAGCATTCTCACAATGACGATGTACGGAAAACTGAGGTTTCTTTGATTGAGGATGAAAGATGCACAGTAGATAACCGCACTGATATAACTGAGTGCACTAAGCAGGAGGGGAGGGGCAGCCTTGTGAATGAAACCAAGGATGTTTCACAACGTGACATTGTCTTTACAAGGAGAAACTCGATTACTAGACAAACATGTGAGGCGAAGCAGGTGAAATGTGAAGAGGAGATGCGATTTGAGAAGCGAGTTACAAGGTCATCTACAGTTAGACAGAAAGAAGCTTCTGgaagctcatgcaaaactacCACAAATGAGGCTAAGTTAGGAAGCAAAGGGATGAAGGGAGATGCCCTTGCTCACTATACAAGGAAAGTGAGCAGTATGGTATCCCCAAAAGCTCAGCACACTGAGCTGGTAGAACTTAATACCAGTGCGAAGAAGCAAACAGTAAAAGGAAAGGTTGTTGATCAGAGGGACTCAGATGTCACTGGGCATGCTGATCATGCGAATACCACAGAAAACGAGGAATCGGAAAATGAAATAAAGATCAATTTAAAGTCGCAACAACTCAGAAGAAGTATCAGCATTGTTAAGAAAACAGCTGAAGTCGCTGCTCCTGCGGTGGATCAGAACATCTCTGGTTCAGCCATCACTGAAAGAAATGATACAGAGCATACGGATTCTGATGGAGTTAAATCTGAAAACAAGACTCCTGTGCAGAAACCAGCATTGTCAGTTGGTGCGAAGATTGTTGCCAGTAAGAAGAGAATATTGGAATCAGGGCTTGATAAACTTGCTGGAAGGTCACCAGTTGCCATGCCATCCAAGAAAAAGCCAAGAGATGCATCTTCTGATACCGAGATAGAGCAACCAAATAAGTCTTCTGGAGAGAAACTTGTTGGGAAGAACTGTGGTTCAGACAATAAACGTGTTTTGAGGGAGCGGCAGCATCGCAAACAAACAGCCAATTCAAGCAGATCTTCTAACCACTCTAATCAAAATGCATCTAAGCTGACACACGCTGAATCTGATGATGATGAGACTGGCAGCGATACTTCCTACAGGAGAACTCGTAGTGGACGTAGTCGTGGTGCTGACCCTCTGGTCCTGAAAAAACTAGAGGACTCTAGTGATTCTCAAGAAGTCGTTATAGTGAGGAAAAATCAGCAAAAAGGGAAAGATTCTGAGCATAAACAAATGGCCGGATCTAAGTTGAAGCATTCTTCTTGTCCTTCCAAAGCAGGTCGTTTGGGCAGACCTATTCTGACTAAATCTGAATCTAGCTCCTTATCTCTGCAAGCAGGAAACGGGAAAGTGAAGGCGCCTGAAGGTAAGGGAAAGGTAGACAGGGCTGTAAGCCCAAGTGAGCAGATAAATACAGGAAGCCTTcgcgaagaaaagaaaaaaataagtgaACAGATAAAGGCAATACTTCTGGATGCTGGTTGGACGATTGATTTAAGACCCAGGAATGGCAGAGATTACAAGGATTCCGTGTATATACCTCCTAGTGGCAAAGGATCTTACTGGTCAGTCACAAAAGCATATTATGCGTTTCGTGAAGGTGTGGAATCTGAAAAAAAGGACCGTTCTAAAAGTAGTGTATCAAAAAAGTCTGCTGGTAGCATTCGCGAAAGGCATGCCTCTAGTTCTTCAGGGTGTTCTTTAACAGAGGATATCCTTAGCAAATTAAAAAGAGTTGTTGTGCACAGGCGGACGACCAAAGTAGAGCTTCAGAAGTTGAGAAAGAAGAAACATGGTTTGCTGAATAAGTTTAAGAAATCTAAGGGCAAGtcaaaggaaaagaagaataaGATTACATATTCAAGAAGGCTGCATTTAGGCAATGAAAGAAAAAAGCGAGGTGGCTGTGCTCTACTTGCTCGTGGATCAAACAAGGAGTCTGGAAGCGGCACTGATGGTTTTGTTCCATATGAATGGAAACGCACAATTTTCTCCTGGTTGATTGATCTAGATGTTCTATCAGTCAACACTAACCTTAAATGTATGGATGAAAGCCGCTCAAAAGTTTTACTAGAGGGTATAGTCACTAGGGATGGGATTAATTGCAGCTGCTGTAACAAGGTCCTTTCAGTACTTGAATTTGTGGCTCATGGTGGTGGTGAAGTGAAGAAGCCATACAGAAATATACTTGTAGATGGGCTGGACATTGACCTTTTACATTGTCTCGTTAATGCGTGGAATAAGCAATCTGATTCTGAAAGGCAGGCTTTCTTTCCTATTAGCATCGAGGGTGATGACCCGAATGATGACACATGTGGTATTTGCGGCGATGGAGGCAATTTGATCTGCTGTGATGGATGCCCCTCGACATTCCACATGAGTTGTCTAGGACTGGAG GCGCTTCCCTCTGATGACTGGTGTTGTGCAAACTGCTCATGTAAATTTTGTCATGAACATTCTAGTCATGACGCTGAAGACATTGCTGATGTTGATTCTTCATTGCATACTTGTTCCCAGTGCGAAGAGAAGT ATCACCAAGCCTGCTCTCCTGAGATTGATTCCATAACCAGCGTTTCCGGTCAGTCAGGCAATTTATTCTGCCAACAAAGTTGCAGACTG CTGTTTGAGGAATTGCAGAATCTTCTTGCAGTTAAGAAGGATCTTGAACCAGAATTTTCATGCAGAGTTGTTCAACACATCCATGAAGATATACCAAAAACAGTCCTTGCTTTGGATGAAAGGGTTGAGTGTAACTCCAAGATTGCTGTTGCGCTTTCCTTAATGGATGAGTGCTTTCTTCCAATTGTTGACCAGAGAACTGGCATCAACTTGATTCGCAATGTTGTGTATGGCTGTGG ATCAAATTTCGTTCGACTGGATTTCCGTGGAttctatatatttattttggaaCGGGGAGACGAAATAATAGCTGCAGCATCTATCAG AATACATGGAACCAAGTTAGCCGAGATGCCATTCATTGGTACCCGGAATATGTATAGGCGCCAAGGGATGTGCCGTCGACTTCTAGATGGAATCGAAATG atcctcagctctctcaatgTTGAGAAGTTGATCATTCCTGCTATCACAGAACTTGTGGACACCTGGACATCTAAATTTGGATTTAGTCCACTTGAAGTTTCTCACAAGCAAGAAGTGAAGTCTATTAGCATGCTAGTTTTTCCAGGTACAGGTCTTCTTCAAAAGCCATTGCTGAAGAAAGCTTTACCTGACGAACACCTATGTTCCCAAGGAG CCATTTATACAGCTGGTGCTGTTTCCTCTGCATACAAGACCGGGAAACCATATGATGTGGCCAATGAACATACTCTTTGCTCTGTTGCAAATGCTGACCCCCTAGGTTCGGAGGTCACAGAGTATGTGAACAGCAGCAAAAATGCTGACG ACGAGTAA
- the LOC133913299 gene encoding uncharacterized protein LOC133913299 isoform X1, which translates to MPDATGLGMGHKGSKGTPMPGMEDCTTKDLEKVPAPLEVIKSSVGSDEDLGGGPALTGKKRKGGAKGSVVENGSMTKRVLRSDSMKLRADAETAGGVAMEFSKSDSLERNHCEAIVEADASGVLTVNTYNGEEDRELGNVNASEVSEESARCSENNVEISGVAVMESSQGNGLGTQGSIAELDDKRVRSNETISTDEKISAVTHDEQDESMAGTSSLSIDESQADKVGHGPCQGEVTDPSAVANDDKTSTGLSRINPTSGSESVEQEDTVFCTEGVVLHSSDQKVGKHSHNDDVRKTEVSLIEDERCTVDNRTDITECTKQEGRGSLVNETKDVSQRDIVFTRRNSITRQTCEAKQVKCEEEMRFEKRVTRSSTVRQKEASGSSCKTTTNEAKLGSKGMKGDALAHYTRKVSSMVSPKAQHTELVELNTSAKKQTVKGKVVDQRDSDVTGHADHANTTENEESENEIKINLKSQQLRRSISIVKKTAEVAAPAVDQNISGSAITERNDTEHTDSDGVKSENKTPVQKPALSVGAKIVASKKRILESGLDKLAGRSPVAMPSKKKPRDASSDTEIEQPNKSSGEKLVGKNCGSDNKRVLRERQHRKQTANSSRSSNHSNQNASKLTHAESDDDETGSDTSYRRTRSGRSRGADPLVLKKLEDSSDSQEVVIVRKNQQKGKDSEHKQMAGSKLKHSSCPSKAGRLGRPILTKSESSSLSLQAGNGKVKAPEGKGKVDRAVSPSEQINTGSLREEKKKISEQIKAILLDAGWTIDLRPRNGRDYKDSVYIPPSGKGSYWSVTKAYYAFREGVESEKKDRSKSSVSKKSAGSIRERHASSSSGCSLTEDILSKLKRVVVHRRTTKVELQKLRKKKHGLLNKFKKSKGKSKEKKNKITYSRRLHLGNERKKRGGCALLARGSNKESGSGTDGFVPYEWKRTIFSWLIDLDVLSVNTNLKCMDESRSKVLLEGIVTRDGINCSCCNKVLSVLEFVAHGGGEVKKPYRNILVDGLDIDLLHCLVNAWNKQSDSERQAFFPISIEGDDPNDDTCGICGDGGNLICCDGCPSTFHMSCLGLEALPSDDWCCANCSCKFCHEHSSHDAEDIADVDSSLHTCSQCEEKYHQACSPEIDSITSVSGQSGNLFCQQSCRLLFEELQNLLAVKKDLEPEFSCRVVQHIHEDIPKTVLALDERVECNSKIAVALSLMDECFLPIVDQRTGINLIRNVVYGCGSNFVRLDFRGFYIFILERGDEIIAAASIRIHGTKLAEMPFIGTRNMYRRQGMCRRLLDGIEMILSSLNVEKLIIPAITELVDTWTSKFGFSPLEVSHKQEVKSISMLVFPGTGLLQKPLLKKALPDEHLCSQGAIYTAGAVSSAYKTGKPYDVANEHTLCSVANADPLGSEVTEYVNSSKNADGTCDDE; encoded by the exons ATGCCCGACGCCACT GGGCTTGGAATGGGTCATAAAGGCTCTAAGGGAACTCCAATGCCAGGAATGGAAGACTGCACGACAAAGGATTTGGAGAAGGTTCCTGCCCCCTTGGAGGTGATCAAGTCATCCGTTGGCAGTGACGAGGATCTTGGTGGAGGGCCCGCTCTGACTGGGAAGAAAAGGAAGGGTGGTGCGAAGGGTTCTGTGGTTGAGAATGGGAGCATGACAAAGAGAGTTTTGAGGTCCGACTCCATGAAGCTGCGTGCGGATGCTGAGACAGCGGGTGGAGTGGCCATGGAGTTTAGCAAAAGTGACAGTTTGGAGAGGAATCACTGTGAGGCTATTGTGGAGGCTGATGCAAGCGGGGTGCTGACAGTTAATACTTACAATGGCGAGGAAGACAGGGAACTGGGTAATGTGAACGCGAGTGAAGTTTCTGAAGAGTCAGCTAGGTGTTCTGAGAATAATGTGGAAATTTCTGGTGTTGCTGTGATGGAATCTTCTCAAGGGAATGGCTTAGGCACTCAAGGCAGCATTGCAGAATTAGATGATAAGAGAGTCAGATCAAATGAAACAATCTCCACTGATGAGAAGATCTCCGCTGTAACTCATGACGAGCAGGATGAGTCTATGGCTGGAACAAGCAGTTTGAGTATTGATGAGTCCCAAGCTGACAAGGTGGGCCATGGGCCTTGCCAGGGTGAGGTCACAGACCCATCAGCCGTTGCAAATGATGACAAAACTAGTACGGGTTTGAGCAGAATCAATCCTACCAGTGGATCAGAATCTGTTGAACAGGAGGATACTGTGTTTTGTACTGAGGGAGTGGTACTCCATAGCAGTGATCAGAAAGTTGGGAAGCATTCTCACAATGACGATGTACGGAAAACTGAGGTTTCTTTGATTGAGGATGAAAGATGCACAGTAGATAACCGCACTGATATAACTGAGTGCACTAAGCAGGAGGGGAGGGGCAGCCTTGTGAATGAAACCAAGGATGTTTCACAACGTGACATTGTCTTTACAAGGAGAAACTCGATTACTAGACAAACATGTGAGGCGAAGCAGGTGAAATGTGAAGAGGAGATGCGATTTGAGAAGCGAGTTACAAGGTCATCTACAGTTAGACAGAAAGAAGCTTCTGgaagctcatgcaaaactacCACAAATGAGGCTAAGTTAGGAAGCAAAGGGATGAAGGGAGATGCCCTTGCTCACTATACAAGGAAAGTGAGCAGTATGGTATCCCCAAAAGCTCAGCACACTGAGCTGGTAGAACTTAATACCAGTGCGAAGAAGCAAACAGTAAAAGGAAAGGTTGTTGATCAGAGGGACTCAGATGTCACTGGGCATGCTGATCATGCGAATACCACAGAAAACGAGGAATCGGAAAATGAAATAAAGATCAATTTAAAGTCGCAACAACTCAGAAGAAGTATCAGCATTGTTAAGAAAACAGCTGAAGTCGCTGCTCCTGCGGTGGATCAGAACATCTCTGGTTCAGCCATCACTGAAAGAAATGATACAGAGCATACGGATTCTGATGGAGTTAAATCTGAAAACAAGACTCCTGTGCAGAAACCAGCATTGTCAGTTGGTGCGAAGATTGTTGCCAGTAAGAAGAGAATATTGGAATCAGGGCTTGATAAACTTGCTGGAAGGTCACCAGTTGCCATGCCATCCAAGAAAAAGCCAAGAGATGCATCTTCTGATACCGAGATAGAGCAACCAAATAAGTCTTCTGGAGAGAAACTTGTTGGGAAGAACTGTGGTTCAGACAATAAACGTGTTTTGAGGGAGCGGCAGCATCGCAAACAAACAGCCAATTCAAGCAGATCTTCTAACCACTCTAATCAAAATGCATCTAAGCTGACACACGCTGAATCTGATGATGATGAGACTGGCAGCGATACTTCCTACAGGAGAACTCGTAGTGGACGTAGTCGTGGTGCTGACCCTCTGGTCCTGAAAAAACTAGAGGACTCTAGTGATTCTCAAGAAGTCGTTATAGTGAGGAAAAATCAGCAAAAAGGGAAAGATTCTGAGCATAAACAAATGGCCGGATCTAAGTTGAAGCATTCTTCTTGTCCTTCCAAAGCAGGTCGTTTGGGCAGACCTATTCTGACTAAATCTGAATCTAGCTCCTTATCTCTGCAAGCAGGAAACGGGAAAGTGAAGGCGCCTGAAGGTAAGGGAAAGGTAGACAGGGCTGTAAGCCCAAGTGAGCAGATAAATACAGGAAGCCTTcgcgaagaaaagaaaaaaataagtgaACAGATAAAGGCAATACTTCTGGATGCTGGTTGGACGATTGATTTAAGACCCAGGAATGGCAGAGATTACAAGGATTCCGTGTATATACCTCCTAGTGGCAAAGGATCTTACTGGTCAGTCACAAAAGCATATTATGCGTTTCGTGAAGGTGTGGAATCTGAAAAAAAGGACCGTTCTAAAAGTAGTGTATCAAAAAAGTCTGCTGGTAGCATTCGCGAAAGGCATGCCTCTAGTTCTTCAGGGTGTTCTTTAACAGAGGATATCCTTAGCAAATTAAAAAGAGTTGTTGTGCACAGGCGGACGACCAAAGTAGAGCTTCAGAAGTTGAGAAAGAAGAAACATGGTTTGCTGAATAAGTTTAAGAAATCTAAGGGCAAGtcaaaggaaaagaagaataaGATTACATATTCAAGAAGGCTGCATTTAGGCAATGAAAGAAAAAAGCGAGGTGGCTGTGCTCTACTTGCTCGTGGATCAAACAAGGAGTCTGGAAGCGGCACTGATGGTTTTGTTCCATATGAATGGAAACGCACAATTTTCTCCTGGTTGATTGATCTAGATGTTCTATCAGTCAACACTAACCTTAAATGTATGGATGAAAGCCGCTCAAAAGTTTTACTAGAGGGTATAGTCACTAGGGATGGGATTAATTGCAGCTGCTGTAACAAGGTCCTTTCAGTACTTGAATTTGTGGCTCATGGTGGTGGTGAAGTGAAGAAGCCATACAGAAATATACTTGTAGATGGGCTGGACATTGACCTTTTACATTGTCTCGTTAATGCGTGGAATAAGCAATCTGATTCTGAAAGGCAGGCTTTCTTTCCTATTAGCATCGAGGGTGATGACCCGAATGATGACACATGTGGTATTTGCGGCGATGGAGGCAATTTGATCTGCTGTGATGGATGCCCCTCGACATTCCACATGAGTTGTCTAGGACTGGAG GCGCTTCCCTCTGATGACTGGTGTTGTGCAAACTGCTCATGTAAATTTTGTCATGAACATTCTAGTCATGACGCTGAAGACATTGCTGATGTTGATTCTTCATTGCATACTTGTTCCCAGTGCGAAGAGAAGT ATCACCAAGCCTGCTCTCCTGAGATTGATTCCATAACCAGCGTTTCCGGTCAGTCAGGCAATTTATTCTGCCAACAAAGTTGCAGACTG CTGTTTGAGGAATTGCAGAATCTTCTTGCAGTTAAGAAGGATCTTGAACCAGAATTTTCATGCAGAGTTGTTCAACACATCCATGAAGATATACCAAAAACAGTCCTTGCTTTGGATGAAAGGGTTGAGTGTAACTCCAAGATTGCTGTTGCGCTTTCCTTAATGGATGAGTGCTTTCTTCCAATTGTTGACCAGAGAACTGGCATCAACTTGATTCGCAATGTTGTGTATGGCTGTGG ATCAAATTTCGTTCGACTGGATTTCCGTGGAttctatatatttattttggaaCGGGGAGACGAAATAATAGCTGCAGCATCTATCAG AATACATGGAACCAAGTTAGCCGAGATGCCATTCATTGGTACCCGGAATATGTATAGGCGCCAAGGGATGTGCCGTCGACTTCTAGATGGAATCGAAATG atcctcagctctctcaatgTTGAGAAGTTGATCATTCCTGCTATCACAGAACTTGTGGACACCTGGACATCTAAATTTGGATTTAGTCCACTTGAAGTTTCTCACAAGCAAGAAGTGAAGTCTATTAGCATGCTAGTTTTTCCAGGTACAGGTCTTCTTCAAAAGCCATTGCTGAAGAAAGCTTTACCTGACGAACACCTATGTTCCCAAGGAG CCATTTATACAGCTGGTGCTGTTTCCTCTGCATACAAGACCGGGAAACCATATGATGTGGCCAATGAACATACTCTTTGCTCTGTTGCAAATGCTGACCCCCTAGGTTCGGAGGTCACAGAGTATGTGAACAGCAGCAAAAATGCTGACGGTACTTGCGACG ACGAGTAA